One window from the genome of Acidimicrobiales bacterium encodes:
- a CDS encoding potassium channel family protein — translation MARRLERGDTYVAVLVLLVVTYFLVSLLPDATWSQIIQELAVGFVLLITLRTSHARPRLQRGARAGVVGGLVLTLIGSRVGGTLALVHLVFLLLLMVTPVVILNRILRHPTVNIETIAGAIDVYVILGLIFSALYRSIASIAGTPFFAQTNHASANQFLYFSFATLTTVGYGDLTAATNFARSVVVIEALMGQIFLVTLVARLVSLMARPGGAGKEAS, via the coding sequence ATGGCCCGGCGGCTCGAGCGCGGGGACACCTACGTCGCCGTGCTCGTGCTGCTGGTCGTGACCTACTTCCTGGTCTCGCTGCTGCCTGATGCCACGTGGAGCCAAATAATCCAGGAGCTCGCGGTCGGGTTCGTGCTGCTGATCACCCTGCGCACGTCCCACGCCCGGCCCCGGCTGCAGCGGGGGGCCCGGGCTGGCGTGGTCGGTGGCCTGGTATTGACGCTGATCGGCTCCCGCGTCGGGGGCACGCTGGCCCTCGTCCACCTCGTGTTCCTGCTGCTGCTGATGGTGACGCCGGTCGTCATCCTCAACCGGATCCTGCGTCATCCCACCGTCAACATCGAGACGATCGCCGGCGCCATCGACGTCTACGTGATCCTGGGCCTGATCTTCTCCGCGCTGTACCGGTCGATCGCCTCCATCGCCGGGACGCCATTCTTCGCCCAGACCAACCACGCCAGCGCCAACCAGTTCCTGTATTTCAGCTTCGCCACCCTGACGACGGTGGGGTACGGAGATCTCACGGCGGCCACCAACTTCGCGCGTTCCGTCGTGGTGATCGAGGCCCTGATGGGTCAGATCTTCCTGGTGACCCTGGTGGCCAGGCTCGTCTCGCTCATGGCCAGGCCGGGAGGCGCCGGGAAGGAGGCGTCGTAG
- a CDS encoding DUF2252 domain-containing protein — protein MRVPRESHADYHPAKRDPIELLEQQAASRVPDLVPIRYGRMLATPFAFYRGAALVMASDLSSTPASGVQVQACGDAHLANFGGFASPERDLVFDVNDFDETLPGPWEWDVKRLAASFAVAGRDRGFDDRQRRTALHAVVRSYREAMRSFAQLGNMDVWYSHMDLAMIDRWRAAASPKALKRFQAGVDKAKTKDSMRAFDKLTTRVDGKVQLVSDPPLIVPLEEMLPGAKGDALRETLRSIVHTYSQSLPYDRQKLLESFNLVDFGRKVVGVGSVGTRAWILLLTGRDGQDPLFLQAKEAEASVLEAFVGKSKFDNHGRRVVEGQRLMQSASDIFLGWVRAEGIDGKTRDFYVRQLWDAKASANIEVMSPSTLNIYAEICGWTLARAHARSGDRIAIAAYLGKGSAFDQAIGEFSELYANQSERDHQALADAVKTGRVTATTGI, from the coding sequence GTGCGGGTTCCGCGCGAGAGCCATGCCGACTACCACCCTGCAAAGAGAGATCCGATCGAGCTGCTCGAGCAACAGGCCGCGAGCCGGGTCCCCGACCTGGTGCCGATCCGCTACGGGCGCATGCTCGCAACCCCATTCGCCTTCTACCGGGGAGCGGCGCTGGTCATGGCGTCCGATCTGTCCTCGACCCCGGCGTCGGGCGTCCAGGTACAGGCTTGCGGAGACGCCCACCTGGCCAACTTCGGGGGGTTCGCCTCGCCCGAGCGGGACCTCGTCTTCGACGTGAACGACTTCGACGAGACGCTCCCGGGTCCATGGGAGTGGGATGTCAAGCGGCTCGCGGCCAGCTTCGCCGTCGCCGGGCGGGACCGCGGCTTCGACGACAGACAGCGCCGGACCGCCTTGCACGCGGTGGTCCGGTCCTATCGCGAGGCGATGCGGAGCTTCGCTCAGCTGGGGAACATGGATGTCTGGTACTCCCACATGGATCTCGCCATGATCGACCGCTGGCGGGCTGCGGCCAGCCCAAAGGCGCTCAAGCGGTTCCAGGCCGGGGTCGACAAGGCCAAGACCAAAGACAGCATGCGAGCCTTCGACAAGCTGACCACCCGGGTCGACGGCAAGGTGCAGCTCGTCAGCGACCCACCGCTCATCGTCCCCCTGGAGGAGATGCTCCCGGGGGCGAAGGGAGATGCCCTGCGCGAGACCCTCCGATCGATCGTGCACACCTACAGCCAGAGCCTTCCGTACGACCGTCAGAAGTTGCTCGAGAGCTTCAACCTCGTCGACTTCGGGCGCAAGGTGGTCGGCGTCGGCAGCGTCGGCACCCGGGCCTGGATCCTGCTGCTCACCGGGCGTGACGGCCAGGACCCGCTGTTCCTCCAGGCCAAGGAGGCCGAGGCGTCGGTGCTCGAGGCCTTCGTCGGGAAGAGCAAGTTCGACAACCACGGTCGAAGGGTCGTCGAGGGCCAGCGACTGATGCAGTCGGCCAGCGACATATTCCTCGGCTGGGTGCGGGCGGAGGGAATCGACGGTAAGACACGGGACTTCTATGTCCGGCAGTTGTGGGATGCGAAGGCCTCGGCCAACATCGAGGTGATGAGCCCGTCGACGCTCAACATCTACGCGGAGATCTGTGGTTGGACGCTGGCCCGGGCGCACGCCCGGTCGGGTGACCGCATCGCCATCGCCGCATACCTGGGAAAGGGGTCGGCCTTCGACCAGGCGATCGGAGAGTTCTCTGAGCTCTACGCCAACCAGAGCGAGCGGGACCACCAGGCCCTCGCCGACGCGGTGAAGACAGGTCGCGTGACCGCCACGACCGGGATCTAG